ACCATTTTTCTGTAGCCAATGAGGCCACCAGTGGACGGCATTGATCAGCAGATGGTTTGGGCGGCAATTGACGAAGCATCTCTTCACAAGCTTCCGGGGGTAAAGGGTGCGGAAACCGCTTCCTTTCCCTTAATTCATTCCCCGCCTTTCTAGGTATCGAAGTAGGACTTGAATGTTGAATTGGATCAGGCATGAGAAGAACCTTCCTTTTTTAAGCCCGAATGATGCGGCCGTCGCTTATGGATGATCCAGCGCGTCGGCCAGGGTTTCTTATCTGTATATGGATCAAATAATCCCGAGGATTTATCTGGCGTTTGCGGCGCCGGTAGGCGGACGTCCGCCTTTTCAAGAGCTACTTCCTGCTCCATCTTTTCCATCTTTTTAAGACGGGCGGCGATACCCGTTTTGAGCTCCTTCAATCCCTCTCCCGAGACTGAAGATATCCAAAGCAATGGGTCATTGCCGGCCTGCAGGGCACCCAATTGGCGTTTCTGTGGACTCAAGAGATCCGCTTTGGTCATAACAATCCAACGCGGCCGGTTGGCCAGAGCGGGGCTTGCCTCAGCCAATTCATTTTGCAGGACACGAAAATCCTCCGCGGGATCCTCCGAAATTCCCTCAATGAGAATGAGGAGGAGGCGCGTTCGTTCGATGTGACGCAGGAATCGATGGCCCAGACCCTTTCCCGCGTGAGCGCCCTCTATAAGACCGGGCAGGTCTGCCATGACAAAACTTTCAAGTCCGTCTCCGATGGCCACAACACCGAGATGAGGTTCGAGGGTTGTAAAAGGGTAATCCGCGATTTGCGGTCGCGCCTCAGATAGACGGGAAAGCAGCGTTGATTTTCCCGCATTCGGAAGTCCGACCAGCCCCACATCCGCCAGTAGCTTTAACGTTAGGAGGAGTGACCGTTCTTCGCCCGGCGTCCCCATTGTCGCCTTGCGGGGCGTTTGTTGAGTCGATGATTTAAAATGTACGTTCCCTTTTCCACCACGTCCCCCATGACAGACAATCACGCGCCCGCCGGGTTCTGAAAGATCGGCGAGAAGTTCATTTTTCTCTATATCGGTGACAATGGTCCCCAAAGGTACCCGGATAATGACATCCCAGCCTGAAGCGCCGGTCTTTTGATTCCCCTGCCCCGACATTCCCCGCTGACCCCGGAAGGAGGGTGTATGGCGGAAGGAAGCGAGGGTCCGTTGATTCGGGTCGGCGATCAACACGACATCACCCCCATGACCGCCGTCGCCCCCGTCGGGCCCCCCTTTGGGGATATACTTCTCACGCCGGAAGCTCACACAGCCATGGCCGCCGTCACCTGCTCGAACGCGGATATATGTCTCATCGACAAACATTGTTTAATTCTTTTCTTTCTCGCTCTTGGTGCTGATCTTCCCGTCACTCTTCGAGTCACTCTTTGTTTCCACCTTGCTCTCGCTGCTCGTCGTGTCGATTGTCGAATGCGCCTTTTTCTCTGGTTTGCGATAGTCAGTGGCATAGAATCCGGAACCTTTAAAGATGATTCCCGCGCCGGATCCCACTAGCCGGCGAACTTTGTGACGGCATTTGGGGCATCGTTTACGCGGTTCTTCCGTCATTGACTGGAAAAGCTCATAACGATACCCGCAACTCATGCATTCGTATTCATAGGTGGGCAATGAATCATCTCCTTCTAACGATGGGGTGTTTCCCCAACGACACCTAATTAATGAAAATGCAGGGCTCATGCCACGAAATGGGCTATGAATCCTTCCTCTTAATTTTATCGCCAAAGGCAATCCCGTAGTATTCTTGCAGTCTTTTTGCCACATAGGGCGATACCAGACCTGTTAAATCCCCTCCATACCGGGCCACTTCTTTTACCATTGTAGAAGTGATGAAGGAATAACGGGGTTGCGGGGCAAGGAATATCGTTTCCAATTCCGGCGCCAGGCGCTGATTCATGGACGCAATCTGAAACTCGTACTCGAAATCTGAAAGGACCCGAAGACCCCTTATAATGATGGTTATCCCCTTTTTCCGGGCGAATTCCACCTGGAGTTCCCGGAAAACCTCGATCTGGATCTGGTTTTTAATCCCATCCGGGAGGCTGTGGCGAATCATATCAATGCGGGATTTGGCATCAAAGATCGGATTTTTGCGATGCTGATCGGCAACGGCGATGACAAGCTCATCAAAGACCCGTAATCCCCGCTCCATGATATTGATATGTCCCAATGTGACGGGATCAAAAGTCCCGGGAAAGAGACCACGCTTAGCCATCCCCAATATCTCCCCTTATAAAGATCTCCAACCGCGTGTCGCCATAGACCCTCCCAAGCCTCTCAACCCATAACGATTCCGGCCCTTCGATGAGTCGGTCAAACCTCGCTTCAAGCACGAAACAGCCCGCGGGAATTAGAATCCGTCCGAGCTGTCTCCAATCCTCCGGCTTGGGCCAGATCAGGTCATAGGGTGGGTCGGCGAGAATCAGGCCTTTGGATCTATCGGCAATCGACGGCAAAGCCCGATCTGTCGATTGTATCAGAATCCGACCGGTTTTCTGAAGTCCACAATTCTCCAGGTTTTCCTTTAGAATTCTCGCCATCGGGCGATGATATTCCACAAATGTCGCTGATAAGGCGCCCCGGCTCAATGCCTCAATCCCCAGAGCTCCCGTCCCGGCAAAGAGGTCTAAAATATGGGCCCCGGCCACCCTATCACCCAACATGGAGAAGAGGGCCTCGCGGGTCCTTCCCAAACTGGGTCGGCATTGAATCCCGCGCACCGTCTTGAGCCTTCGTCCTCGGAGTGTCCCCCCCATGACATGAATCACTTCCGGCCCTCCCATCCCACGATGAGATCGCGGAGATCTGAGACAATCTCCTCCGGGGTCTGATCGTCCGTCGTGAGAGTCAGGTCGGCCTGGCTGTAATGAGCTTCCCGTTCGGCCAACAGCTGATGAATCATCTTTCTCAGGTTTCCGGCCTCAAGCAGTGGACGTTCCGGTCTTCCCGTGTCGGAGAGCCGCTGGTAAAGAGTTTCTTCGGAAACCTTTAGCCAGACACTAAAGCATCTCTCCTGCAAAATCCGGCGATTCCCTTCTCTCAGAATGAGCCCCCCCCCACAACTGATGATGGAGCCCCTTGCCCCGCTCACCTCGTGAAAGACCTCACCCTCAAGCTCTCTGAATCCCCCCTCACCCTGAAGCCGGAAGATCTCCTTGATGGTCCTACCCGCTCGGTGCTCGATCATGAGATCCAGATCAAAATAAGGGGCGCCGATTTGATGCGCTAATAATCGACCAACATGGCTTTTCCCAGCCCCCATCATGCCAATTAGCGCCAGATTGGGTCTGGGCCATAAGATTCCGCGGTGAGAGGTCATTCGGTTATTTTTTTGACGATTCCGGCGGGTCTTCCGTCGGGTCTTCCGTCGGGTCTTCCGTCGGGTCTTCCGTCGGGCCTTCCGTCAGCCCATCCGGCGGCCTTTCTGCCGGCTCCTCCAGAAGGTCTTCTGCCGGCTCATCAATGGGATGAGGCGTCGCGGATCGGGTCGGGCTCACTTCGGGGGGGAATTCCGCCGTTGAAACGCCTTTCTCAGCTACCGCAGCTTTGTCTGGCGCGGCCGGGAGACTTTGAGATCGCGGGCGCAAGTCTGTTTGTTGTTCCTCCGTAATGTTGACCTCCCGCTGCACCTCATTCAAGGCTTTGCGGAAATCCCTCATCCCATTGCCGATAGTGCGAGCCACCTCGGGGAGCCGGCGCCCACCGAACAACAGGAGCGTGACCAGGAAGATGACCAGCAGCTCTTGCATTCCGAGATTGAACATGCGATCCCCCAGTGTCTCGTGCCGTCCTAGGTGAGTCTAGTTCAGAGTCGGCATCTCCTTCAACAGAACTTCCACTGAAGAGATCGGCGGCTCGCCTGGAAGGATTCGAAAGATCGGGATTCGCTTTGGTGAAGATCCTCTCCATGAATATCAGGATCAGTCCTGAAGATTTCCTCACAACTGGGTCAAATGCCCCAATCCCCGCGCCCATTTAATTCGCGACATTTCGGAGATCCGCGTCCTGCAATCGCCGACATGCAGACTGCATGCATGAGAGTTTTTGTTGATGAGACGGCCTGAGGGAATAATTCCTCAACTTGTTGTTATTCATGCCGATACGTAAATCATAAATCCTATTTCTTAAGGACGAGAAGGGCACGACTCCTGCAGTAACCCGTACGGGGAAGTAGTAGGAAATTTGATTTAGTGACAGGAGAACCGACGCCATGACAATCCCGATCCACCAAAGATGGCCGAAATTTTTAGTGGACAGGTCCAGGAGGGCTTTACGGTTTCTGAAGTCAACAGGAGGCCGGCAAGAGGGTTTCACCCTTGTTGAATTGATGGTCAGTCTCCTGATTCTTTCCATCAGTATCATGGGGGTTGCAAGGCTCTTTATCTTTTCGAACCAACACTCCCTCTCGGGAAACAAGGAACTCGTGGCGGCCTCGCTGATCCAAGAGATCAGAGAGAAGATCCTCAGCGAAACTTTCGATGACATTCCCTCCATCTTTGACGGTGTTGATACAAATTACGATGAAAATATACCCGTACCGTGCCAGGCCTGGGCGGCGCATTTGGCTGCACAATTAGGCCAAGATGGGCGCGGTCGGATTGAGATTCTTGAACCCGGCGAGGAAGCCGCAATTCTCGACAGAATGGTAGGTGTCGTCATTACCATCAGCTGGCCGGAAAGGGGTGAAACAAATGACTTGGTTATGCGTTTCGCCCTCAGCAAAGTCGGTCAATAAGCCTAAGGAGAATCCTGTGCCCTCCTCGAAAAGGAATAATCGGTTTGAATCACAGCGGGGTTCCGCCCTGGTGTTGACACTTTTGATCCTTGGATCACTGGCGCTGTTGGGTACCTCGTTGGTCCTTTCTGCAGTTGAAGACCGGACGGTAACCCGGTATAGCCGCCATAGCATGGAGGCCTTGGGCGTCGCAGAAACGGGGATCGCATACGGAAAGCACCATATTCAGGACCTCACAGCGCCGATGGAAGACGCAGACGAAGATGGCCGACCAGATTTTACTCTATCCGACAGTCTTACCTGGGGAGGCGGAGCCTATTATCTTGTGGCTGAGGCCACTGATGTCAAGGGCTTGGGAATTTCAGCCTATCGATCAAACGGCTTCACCCTTATCGCCGAGGGTGATTTTGCCGGGGCGATCCGCAGGGTAAAAACTCAAATGGTTCATGACTCGTTCCTGAAATATGCTCGTTTTGTCGCTGCAACAGGAACAAGTTACTCCTGCGGTGCCATCCTCACGGGGGCCGTCCATGTCGGAGCCGATCTAGGGGTCTCCTGCGGTTGCTCATCGGGTGATGAAGTGACATTCCTGGAAGAGGTCACCGCGGTGGGAGATATTCCAAATGCAGGCTGCGCCATCTTCATGCGCGGTTATATTACAGATGCCGATCCAATAGACTTGGACAATTCGGTCGACTTCACCGAGATCGCACAAAGGGCGAAAGGCGTCGCTGCAGATAATGCCTGTGAAGGAGTCGGTATGGTTGGCATTTATATCAGCCTGCCTTCAACCGATCCCCTCGGATTAGGTTCAATGGCGAAAACACTCAATCTCAGCCTTTTTGATTTCTTTGACACAACGACACAGCCTCCCGACACCCTCGTTCGCTATAACGGCAACCTTGTAATGAATACGGTCACAGGCTCTCCATTAAAGAATTCCGACTTCAACGGAATCGTGTTCTTCCAAGGTGATGGAAGAGTCAAAGGCAGGGCGGACGGAATCACGAGCCATAATCTTACCATATTCGCCAGCGATGACATGTTCGTTATGAATAATCTCACGACTGGACACACCGGATTTGAT
The window above is part of the Candidatus Eisenbacteria bacterium genome. Proteins encoded here:
- the obgE gene encoding GTPase ObgE — its product is MFVDETYIRVRAGDGGHGCVSFRREKYIPKGGPDGGDGGHGGDVVLIADPNQRTLASFRHTPSFRGQRGMSGQGNQKTGASGWDVIIRVPLGTIVTDIEKNELLADLSEPGGRVIVCHGGRGGKGNVHFKSSTQQTPRKATMGTPGEERSLLLTLKLLADVGLVGLPNAGKSTLLSRLSEARPQIADYPFTTLEPHLGVVAIGDGLESFVMADLPGLIEGAHAGKGLGHRFLRHIERTRLLLILIEGISEDPAEDFRVLQNELAEASPALANRPRWIVMTKADLLSPQKRQLGALQAGNDPLLWISSVSGEGLKELKTGIAARLKKMEKMEQEVALEKADVRLPAPQTPDKSSGLFDPYTDKKPWPTRWIIHKRRPHHSGLKKEGSSHA
- a CDS encoding RsmD family RNA methyltransferase, giving the protein MIHVMGGTLRGRRLKTVRGIQCRPSLGRTREALFSMLGDRVAGAHILDLFAGTGALGIEALSRGALSATFVEYHRPMARILKENLENCGLQKTGRILIQSTDRALPSIADRSKGLILADPPYDLIWPKPEDWRQLGRILIPAGCFVLEARFDRLIEGPESLWVERLGRVYGDTRLEIFIRGDIGDG
- a CDS encoding zinc ribbon domain-containing protein; its protein translation is MPTYEYECMSCGYRYELFQSMTEEPRKRCPKCRHKVRRLVGSGAGIIFKGSGFYATDYRKPEKKAHSTIDTTSSESKVETKSDSKSDGKISTKSEKEKN
- a CDS encoding shikimate kinase; its protein translation is MMGAGKSHVGRLLAHQIGAPYFDLDLMIEHRAGRTIKEIFRLQGEGGFRELEGEVFHEVSGARGSIISCGGGLILREGNRRILQERCFSVWLKVSEETLYQRLSDTGRPERPLLEAGNLRKMIHQLLAEREAHYSQADLTLTTDDQTPEEIVSDLRDLIVGWEGRK
- the coaD gene encoding pantetheine-phosphate adenylyltransferase, producing MAKRGLFPGTFDPVTLGHINIMERGLRVFDELVIAVADQHRKNPIFDAKSRIDMIRHSLPDGIKNQIQIEVFRELQVEFARKKGITIIIRGLRVLSDFEYEFQIASMNQRLAPELETIFLAPQPRYSFITSTMVKEVARYGGDLTGLVSPYVAKRLQEYYGIAFGDKIKRKDS